In one Actinomyces trachealis genomic region, the following are encoded:
- a CDS encoding helix-hairpin-helix domain-containing protein — protein MTGRRVKGRQRRLEELVRRAYTTEPLPTVRHPRRAALAPRAAMVAGSALMVLAIVLAVAAVLRSPTPSPLTLSPPSDSSTLREEAGGAMERNTPSIPRPSGSKAGEVTVHVTGAVASPTVVNLPTGSRVTDAVAAAGGATAEADTQALNLARVLADGEQVRVPKTGEPPQLGGDSSSGGSGGAGPSGVTGVGGEMGAGAPGGQVNVNTADATALETLPGIGPTLAKRIIAYRSEHGRFTAVDDLTDVPGIGPAVLEKLRQEATV, from the coding sequence ATGACAGGCAGAAGGGTCAAAGGGCGCCAGCGCAGGCTTGAGGAACTAGTACGCCGCGCCTACACCACTGAGCCGCTGCCCACCGTCCGTCACCCGCGCCGGGCCGCCCTGGCCCCCAGGGCCGCCATGGTGGCAGGTAGTGCGCTAATGGTCTTGGCCATTGTGCTGGCCGTGGCGGCGGTGCTGCGCTCTCCGACGCCGTCTCCACTGACGCTGAGCCCGCCTAGCGACTCCAGCACACTGCGGGAGGAAGCCGGTGGTGCGATGGAGCGGAACACCCCGTCGATCCCCAGGCCCAGCGGATCAAAAGCAGGGGAGGTGACGGTCCATGTGACTGGGGCTGTCGCTAGCCCCACGGTCGTCAACCTGCCCACGGGGTCCCGTGTGACCGACGCCGTCGCCGCCGCAGGCGGGGCCACTGCAGAAGCAGACACGCAGGCCCTCAACCTCGCTCGGGTGCTGGCCGACGGTGAGCAAGTGCGCGTGCCGAAGACCGGGGAACCGCCGCAGCTTGGGGGAGACAGTAGCTCTGGTGGCTCTGGTGGTGCCGGTCCCAGTGGGGTAACAGGCGTCGGCGGGGAAATGGGTGCAGGTGCACCTGGAGGTCAGGTGAATGTCAACACTGCTGACGCCACAGCCCTGGAGACCCTGCCAGGCATTGGCCCCACCCTGGCCAAGCGCATCATCGCGTATCGCAGCGAGCACGGGCGCTTCACTGCCGTTGACGACCTGACAGACGTCCCTGGAATCGGCCCCGCCGTGCTTGAGAAACTGCGCCAGGAGGCAACCGTGTGA
- the rpsT gene encoding 30S ribosomal protein S20, protein MANIKSQIKRIKTNEKARLRNQSVKSELKTYVRRVREAIAAGDKELATEHLRKACRKLDKAVSKGIIHKNQASNRKSKLAKQVEAL, encoded by the coding sequence GTGGCGAACATCAAGTCCCAGATCAAGCGCATCAAGACCAATGAGAAGGCCCGCCTGCGCAACCAGTCCGTCAAGTCCGAGCTCAAGACCTACGTACGCCGCGTGCGCGAGGCCATTGCTGCGGGCGACAAGGAACTCGCCACCGAGCACCTGCGCAAGGCCTGCCGCAAGCTCGACAAGGCCGTATCCAAGGGCATCATCCACAAGAACCAGGCCTCCAACCGCAAGTCCAAGCTCGCTAAGCAGGTCGAGGCCCTCTGA
- a CDS encoding DegV family protein, producing MTLAVVTDSTACLPPEMAQAAGITVVEVPVHDGTSSRPAVAVLKEVYQQALQGADEVLAVHLASALSGTVDNARLAAAELGPAAGRLWVLDSGSSGAGLGFAALAAAGAVSGREGRALASESASRSTVLLLAGDLGRLSRGGRLDRGTALVGGTLGVRPILQVTGAGIRAVESVRGAARARRHLLSRALRAAGMVAESGPRPPVVPVRVAVHHADAQDDAAALLAELEQALADSGAELVTSFCAPVDAATAVHVGAGTLGIVVAPVVGRH from the coding sequence ATGACCCTCGCCGTCGTCACGGACTCAACCGCCTGCCTGCCACCTGAGATGGCCCAGGCTGCTGGAATCACGGTGGTGGAGGTTCCGGTACATGACGGCACCAGTTCGCGCCCCGCCGTCGCCGTGCTGAAGGAGGTTTATCAACAGGCGCTTCAGGGCGCGGACGAGGTACTGGCGGTGCACCTGGCCTCTGCCCTTTCTGGCACGGTAGACAATGCCCGACTAGCGGCTGCGGAGCTTGGCCCGGCGGCAGGACGCTTGTGGGTGCTGGACTCGGGCAGTTCTGGGGCTGGGCTCGGCTTCGCTGCCCTGGCTGCCGCTGGGGCCGTCAGTGGTCGTGAAGGGCGTGCCCTAGCGAGTGAGAGCGCATCGCGTTCCACGGTCTTGCTGCTGGCTGGTGACTTGGGGCGGCTTAGCAGGGGCGGGCGCCTGGACCGGGGGACCGCACTGGTGGGCGGCACACTGGGTGTCCGCCCGATCCTGCAGGTGACCGGTGCGGGCATCCGCGCGGTCGAGTCCGTGCGCGGTGCCGCACGCGCCAGACGCCACCTGCTGTCCCGGGCCCTGCGTGCTGCGGGCATGGTCGCAGAAAGTGGCCCACGGCCACCGGTCGTCCCGGTGCGGGTCGCAGTGCACCACGCAGACGCGCAGGACGATGCCGCAGCGCTCCTAGCCGAACTTGAGCAAGCCCTAGCCGACAGCGGGGCAGAACTAGTCACATCCTTCTGCGCGCCGGTGGACGCGGCGACGGCAGTGCATGTGGGGGCGGGCACGCTAGGAATCGTAGTGGCCCCAGTTGTGGGCAGGCACTGA
- a CDS encoding type II toxin-antitoxin system PemK/MazF family toxin, with translation MSLLDRILSLLGRSAKDAAADLLRDKLRELTGPEAGSRPTSPSSRKDLASSSASSSRGRPKRGGTGSSPRPKARTSPQEGAHAGVAVYDVAAHGLPSFQYRPSNDGEADPGEVVWTWVPFEEDPSQGKDRPVLVLSRHQGSLVVAQLTSKDHDRDAAQEASWGRYWFDVGSGPWDPRGRRSEMRLDRLLLVEPGAVRREGAAMPRTTFEAATQALSQHWA, from the coding sequence ATGTCTCTGCTTGACCGGATCCTGTCCCTCCTGGGGCGCAGCGCCAAGGACGCTGCCGCCGACCTGCTGCGTGACAAGCTGCGCGAACTCACCGGACCGGAGGCTGGTTCCAGGCCCACCAGCCCCAGCTCCCGCAAGGACCTTGCCTCCTCCTCAGCGTCCTCCTCCCGGGGCCGCCCCAAGCGCGGCGGCACGGGCAGCAGTCCCCGTCCCAAGGCCCGCACCAGCCCGCAGGAGGGGGCTCACGCGGGGGTGGCGGTCTACGACGTCGCCGCCCACGGCCTGCCCAGCTTCCAGTACCGTCCCTCTAATGACGGCGAGGCGGACCCGGGTGAGGTCGTGTGGACCTGGGTGCCGTTTGAGGAGGACCCCAGCCAGGGCAAGGACCGGCCGGTGTTGGTGCTCTCCCGGCACCAGGGCAGCCTGGTGGTGGCCCAGCTGACCAGCAAGGACCATGACCGTGACGCCGCCCAGGAGGCCTCCTGGGGCCGGTACTGGTTCGATGTCGGCTCTGGCCCCTGGGACCCGCGGGGGCGCCGCTCCGAGATGCGCCTGGACCGGCTGCTGCTGGTGGAGCCGGGGGCTGTGCGCCGAGAGGGGGCCGCCATGCCGCGCACTACCTTCGAAGCCGCGACCCAGGCGCTGAGTCAGCACTGGGCCTGA
- a CDS encoding helicase HerA-like domain-containing protein, whose product MTDASNATDIARLKAEAAQAAAEAAAAKAAAAQAALEAALAAESQVPAATAEAPTVQTPVEPEKHSESDPTDTPTEPAKADVPAAPPAALAPASASGYAETVRAGYDFGNATLPVGTYLEMTAPPSPGQDPAPVAGLQVGIPMGLMNRHALVAGATGTGKTRTLQLLAEGLSGAGVPVFLSDIKGDLTGLAEPGQSSEKLAARTAATGQDWKGQGFPVELFTLGGSDSPTGQGAQGTPIRTTVTEFGPILLGRVLNLNDTQSSALQLVFHWADQQGLALIDLKDLRAVVDYLTNTDQGKEELRVIGGVSAATAGVILREVAALEAAGGSAFFGEPALNVKDLLRVAPDGRGVINSLELADIQSQGVIFSTFLMWLLGELFEIMPEVGDPDKPTMVFFFDEAHLLFNGATAAFLEAVTRTVRLIRSKGVGIVFITQSPTDVPDAVLAQLGSRIQHALRAHTPADAANLKKAVSTFPTSPLDLTKVLTSLGTGQAVVSVLDKKGRPAPVTAVVVNAPAAVMGPAQPASVSQLLNSSPLRDKYTTAVDNESAFELLTKRLADEAAAQQAAKEAAKKAAEEAKAAEEAEKAAKKEAERQAAALEKEAERQRREQEREAARLQREAEREAERRQREAERAAERRHREIEKTIGSVGRQITRSILGNILRGR is encoded by the coding sequence ATGACTGACGCCAGCAACGCCACCGACATCGCTCGACTCAAAGCTGAAGCCGCCCAGGCCGCCGCAGAAGCGGCCGCAGCCAAGGCCGCTGCTGCGCAGGCCGCGCTAGAAGCCGCGCTGGCCGCTGAGAGCCAGGTCCCGGCAGCGACTGCCGAGGCTCCTACGGTGCAAACTCCGGTCGAACCTGAGAAACATTCAGAGTCTGATCCTACTGACACTCCCACCGAGCCTGCCAAGGCGGATGTGCCCGCAGCGCCCCCCGCTGCGCTCGCCCCGGCGTCAGCCAGCGGCTATGCGGAGACCGTGCGCGCGGGGTACGACTTTGGCAACGCCACGCTGCCCGTAGGCACCTACCTGGAGATGACTGCGCCGCCCTCTCCCGGACAAGACCCGGCACCCGTGGCTGGCCTGCAGGTGGGTATTCCGATGGGTCTGATGAACCGGCACGCGCTGGTGGCTGGCGCCACGGGAACTGGTAAGACCCGCACCCTGCAGCTGCTAGCTGAAGGCCTCTCTGGCGCTGGTGTGCCCGTCTTCCTCTCAGACATCAAAGGAGACCTCACCGGTCTGGCCGAGCCGGGCCAGTCCTCGGAGAAGCTGGCCGCCCGCACCGCCGCAACCGGCCAGGACTGGAAGGGCCAGGGCTTCCCGGTGGAGTTGTTCACCCTGGGTGGCTCAGACAGCCCCACTGGCCAGGGCGCGCAGGGCACCCCCATCCGCACCACCGTTACTGAGTTTGGCCCGATCCTGCTGGGCCGCGTACTGAACCTCAACGACACCCAGTCCTCCGCCCTCCAGCTGGTGTTCCACTGGGCCGACCAGCAGGGCTTGGCGCTGATCGACCTGAAGGATCTGCGCGCCGTCGTTGATTACCTAACCAACACGGATCAAGGCAAGGAGGAACTGCGTGTCATCGGAGGGGTCTCCGCTGCCACCGCGGGTGTCATCCTGCGTGAGGTCGCTGCCCTGGAGGCGGCAGGCGGTTCGGCCTTTTTTGGTGAGCCAGCCCTAAACGTTAAGGACCTGCTGCGTGTGGCCCCAGATGGGCGCGGTGTGATCAACTCCCTGGAGTTGGCGGATATCCAGTCCCAGGGCGTCATCTTCTCCACCTTCCTTATGTGGCTGCTGGGTGAGTTGTTCGAGATCATGCCTGAGGTGGGGGACCCGGATAAACCCACCATGGTGTTCTTCTTTGACGAGGCGCACCTGCTGTTTAACGGCGCTACTGCGGCGTTCCTGGAGGCGGTTACCCGCACTGTGCGCCTAATCCGTTCTAAGGGTGTGGGCATCGTCTTCATTACTCAGTCCCCTACGGATGTGCCCGACGCCGTCCTAGCGCAGCTGGGCTCACGCATCCAGCATGCCCTACGCGCTCATACTCCTGCCGACGCCGCCAACCTCAAGAAGGCCGTGTCTACCTTCCCGACCTCCCCCTTGGACCTGACCAAGGTTCTGACCAGTCTGGGCACCGGCCAGGCTGTGGTCTCCGTGCTGGACAAGAAGGGGCGTCCGGCCCCGGTGACTGCTGTTGTCGTCAACGCCCCGGCTGCCGTGATGGGTCCTGCCCAGCCTGCCTCTGTCTCCCAGCTGCTGAATTCCTCCCCGCTGCGTGACAAGTACACGACCGCGGTGGACAACGAGTCTGCCTTCGAGCTGCTGACCAAGCGCCTGGCCGATGAGGCCGCGGCCCAACAGGCCGCGAAGGAGGCGGCGAAGAAGGCCGCTGAAGAGGCCAAGGCCGCTGAAGAGGCTGAGAAAGCCGCCAAGAAGGAGGCTGAGCGCCAGGCTGCCGCGTTGGAGAAGGAGGCCGAGCGCCAGCGTCGTGAGCAGGAGAGGGAGGCAGCGCGCCTGCAACGGGAAGCCGAGCGTGAGGCGGAGCGTCGGCAGCGTGAGGCGGAGCGGGCGGCGGAGCGCCGCCACCGCGAGATCGAGAAGACGATCGGCTCGGTGGGTCGTCAAATCACCCGTTCGATCCTGGGCAACATCCTGCGCGGACGCTGA
- a CDS encoding ComEC/Rec2 family competence protein, translating into MSATVTGTDVPSALDLRLAPPALAAWGTAWIAVTATGPGAWIKPALACVAASLGAMALLLVVARYRPPRHRRDPRPGTENLPQESIGSAAASLLLVAMAVVAMLLVTSAQTAVRQADPLTQAVAAGQPVTIVATLTQAPRVVNGGHGSVSTELRVESVDGAPSQLTVRVIGRGRWAQLCMGEQVRVRTTLKPTVPGERAGAVITGAQVRPLAPPTGLTGTVQQLRDQMRHALHDLHPPGPEPPDGSRELVLGLALGDDSGLPTSLREDLRTVSLTHLTAVSGQHVAIVLGLVLSGMGVLPRRMRALVGLLVLAGLVVLVRPGGSVLRAATMGTVLLLGVALGRRSVALPALFTGVLVLLLMDPWQARDYGFALSVVATAAILLWARPLESWLSRLLPRWLAVTLALPLVAQLACAPVLVLLRPTWSPWAVPANVLAAPPVAVSTVSGLVASLLAPISPSLAGLVALPALLGCAWIVKVAQWVAVLPGAALPWSPGVPGSLLMAFTEAVGVMAVRRWWTWRCAWRRRRQARMWDG; encoded by the coding sequence GTGAGCGCCACCGTCACCGGAACGGATGTCCCCTCAGCCCTGGACCTGCGCCTCGCGCCGCCTGCGCTCGCGGCCTGGGGCACCGCCTGGATCGCCGTCACCGCCACCGGTCCGGGTGCCTGGATCAAACCCGCCTTGGCTTGCGTGGCAGCCAGTCTGGGAGCCATGGCCTTGCTGCTTGTGGTGGCTCGCTACCGGCCCCCACGCCACCGCCGCGACCCTAGACCAGGTACGGAGAACCTGCCCCAGGAGTCAATTGGCTCTGCCGCTGCTAGCCTACTTCTGGTGGCGATGGCGGTGGTCGCCATGCTATTGGTGACTAGCGCGCAGACTGCTGTTCGCCAGGCGGATCCACTGACTCAGGCTGTTGCAGCCGGGCAGCCGGTCACGATCGTCGCCACCCTGACCCAGGCACCAAGAGTGGTCAACGGTGGGCATGGCAGTGTGTCTACCGAGCTGCGGGTGGAGTCCGTGGACGGCGCCCCCAGCCAGCTGACCGTACGGGTCATCGGCCGCGGCCGCTGGGCACAACTGTGCATGGGAGAGCAGGTCCGTGTGCGCACCACACTCAAGCCGACTGTCCCGGGCGAGCGCGCAGGCGCAGTGATTACCGGTGCTCAAGTGCGCCCCCTGGCACCGCCCACTGGACTGACGGGGACCGTGCAGCAGCTGCGCGACCAGATGCGCCACGCCCTACATGACCTTCATCCGCCTGGACCTGAGCCCCCGGACGGCAGCCGGGAGCTGGTGCTGGGTCTGGCGCTGGGTGACGACTCTGGTTTGCCCACGAGCCTGCGCGAAGACCTGCGCACGGTCTCCTTGACGCACCTGACTGCCGTATCGGGGCAGCATGTGGCGATCGTCCTGGGGCTAGTGCTATCAGGGATGGGGGTGCTGCCGCGCCGGATGCGGGCGCTCGTAGGTCTCCTGGTCCTGGCTGGGTTGGTGGTGCTGGTGCGACCAGGTGGCTCGGTGCTACGCGCCGCCACCATGGGCACGGTGCTGCTGCTGGGTGTGGCCTTGGGACGCCGTTCCGTGGCCCTGCCCGCGCTGTTCACGGGGGTGTTGGTGCTGTTGCTTATGGACCCTTGGCAAGCGCGGGACTACGGCTTTGCCTTGTCCGTGGTGGCGACTGCCGCGATCCTGTTATGGGCCCGACCGTTGGAATCCTGGCTGAGTCGGCTGTTGCCACGGTGGCTGGCGGTAACCCTGGCACTGCCGCTGGTGGCACAGCTGGCGTGCGCCCCTGTGCTGGTGCTGCTGCGCCCCACCTGGAGCCCCTGGGCTGTGCCTGCCAACGTACTCGCTGCCCCACCTGTGGCGGTGTCTACCGTCAGTGGACTGGTGGCCTCCCTGCTGGCACCAATCTCACCTTCCTTAGCGGGGCTGGTGGCATTGCCCGCCTTGCTGGGGTGCGCTTGGATCGTGAAGGTGGCCCAGTGGGTGGCAGTCCTGCCTGGTGCCGCCCTGCCCTGGTCTCCTGGCGTTCCTGGCTCCTTGCTAATGGCGTTTACGGAGGCAGTGGGGGTGATGGCGGTGCGCCGCTGGTGGACCTGGCGCTGTGCCTGGCGACGCCGTCGCCAGGCACGTATGTGGGATGGGTGA
- the holA gene encoding DNA polymerase III subunit delta yields MAARTRPTRLAPAGPSWDQVELAPIVLIRGGEGLLADRAVTRLLAQARKVEPATEVARVDAAAYEPHQLDTLVSPSLFGEPRLVHVPDLEQMNDALLTDLLNYLPRADPEVHVILRHNGGQRGKKLLDAIAASPYPVVTCEPIKSPKDKAGLVTSDVRRAGRSIEPAAVGALVDALGSDLRELCAATDQLLADTDGQITAAQVRTYYAGRIEATGFSVADAAAAGNVSLAITSLRHAVATGTDPVLVVSALAMKIRQLARVAAVSGRASSHGRNLGMAPWQVERARKELSGWNDDALAAAITAVARADVAVKGGSRDPVYAVERAVLDICSARRRSVSSRRR; encoded by the coding sequence ATGGCCGCACGCACCCGACCCACCCGCTTAGCCCCGGCAGGACCCAGCTGGGACCAGGTAGAACTGGCCCCCATTGTCCTGATCCGTGGTGGTGAAGGGCTGCTCGCTGACCGCGCCGTCACCCGCCTGCTCGCCCAAGCCCGTAAAGTCGAGCCCGCCACCGAGGTTGCCCGCGTCGACGCCGCCGCCTACGAGCCCCACCAGCTCGACACCCTGGTCTCACCGTCACTGTTCGGTGAGCCTCGCCTGGTGCACGTCCCCGATCTGGAGCAGATGAATGACGCCCTCCTGACGGACCTGCTGAACTACCTGCCCCGCGCCGACCCCGAGGTGCACGTCATCCTGCGCCACAACGGTGGACAACGCGGCAAGAAGCTCCTAGACGCCATCGCTGCGTCCCCCTATCCGGTAGTGACCTGCGAGCCCATTAAATCCCCCAAGGACAAGGCTGGCCTGGTCACTTCAGATGTGCGCCGCGCTGGGCGCAGCATCGAGCCCGCCGCTGTCGGTGCCCTGGTGGACGCTTTGGGTAGTGACCTGCGTGAGCTATGTGCCGCTACCGACCAGCTTCTGGCAGACACCGACGGCCAGATCACCGCAGCCCAGGTGCGTACCTACTACGCCGGGCGCATCGAGGCCACCGGTTTTTCCGTGGCCGATGCCGCAGCAGCCGGAAACGTCTCCTTGGCCATCACCTCCCTGCGGCACGCCGTCGCCACTGGAACCGACCCCGTGCTGGTGGTCTCCGCACTGGCCATGAAGATCCGCCAGCTCGCGCGTGTGGCCGCCGTCTCTGGGCGAGCCAGTTCCCATGGGCGCAACCTGGGTATGGCCCCATGGCAAGTGGAGCGGGCCCGCAAAGAGCTATCCGGCTGGAACGACGACGCCCTGGCCGCCGCGATAACTGCGGTAGCCAGGGCGGATGTCGCCGTGAAAGGTGGCAGCCGGGACCCGGTTTACGCCGTCGAGCGGGCCGTGCTGGACATCTGCTCCGCCCGTCGGCGCTCCGTCAGCTCACGCCGCCGCTGA
- a CDS encoding TrkH family potassium uptake protein, with protein sequence MTVGLSRIKVVGEAVAAAGHTLMLHPARVVPTAYLIGWILGTVLLRLPWCATNQDTTWWQAAFTSMSALCITGLAVVDTASHWSHLGQAVILLLIQVGGFGIMTLTSMVVFTVTRRVSPTVARIAKEETRSGLKDFRRLPARILFFSLACEGILALALTLRFMRRGMPSETATYHGVFHSISAFNNAGFALYPDNLVGFNQDPWIMVPIGMAIVVGGIGFPVWIELTDRWRGHVRRRLLSVHLRMTLWAYAALLLAGFLAVCLFEWSNPYTLGDQPLSGKLLGAFGGTVFPRTAGFNSIDYGEVTAPTLLVTDVLMMIGGGTAGTAGGLKVTTVAVLLLTVFAEIRGEEVTIVGGRRLSNECVRSALAVAVLGTTVVFTAVLVMAAHEPFALDHLVFEAISAFGTVGLSTGLTARVSHLSWGVLMVLMYLGRVGPVSAAAALAMRARLRRFEYPPEDPLVG encoded by the coding sequence GTGACAGTAGGGCTCTCTCGTATCAAGGTGGTAGGTGAGGCTGTCGCAGCAGCAGGACACACTCTCATGCTGCACCCAGCCCGGGTAGTGCCGACCGCCTATCTGATCGGCTGGATCCTGGGGACTGTGCTGTTACGCCTCCCCTGGTGCGCCACCAACCAGGACACCACCTGGTGGCAGGCAGCCTTCACTTCCATGTCCGCCCTGTGCATTACCGGGCTGGCCGTGGTGGACACCGCCTCCCACTGGAGCCACCTAGGGCAGGCCGTGATCCTGCTGCTTATCCAGGTGGGTGGCTTCGGGATCATGACTCTGACATCCATGGTCGTATTCACGGTCACCCGCCGGGTCAGTCCCACAGTTGCCAGAATCGCCAAGGAGGAGACCCGCTCCGGCTTGAAGGACTTTCGCCGTCTGCCTGCCAGAATCCTCTTCTTCTCCCTAGCCTGCGAAGGCATTCTGGCACTGGCTTTGACACTCCGTTTCATGCGGCGGGGAATGCCGTCGGAGACCGCCACCTACCATGGCGTGTTTCATTCGATCTCCGCCTTCAACAACGCCGGTTTCGCGCTCTACCCGGACAACCTGGTCGGCTTCAACCAGGACCCGTGGATCATGGTGCCGATCGGCATGGCGATCGTGGTGGGCGGAATCGGTTTCCCCGTGTGGATTGAGCTGACCGACCGATGGCGGGGGCACGTCCGGAGGCGTCTGCTATCCGTGCACTTGCGCATGACACTATGGGCCTATGCAGCCCTGCTGCTCGCAGGTTTCCTGGCGGTCTGCCTGTTTGAGTGGAGCAACCCATACACCCTTGGGGATCAGCCTTTGTCAGGCAAACTGTTGGGGGCGTTCGGAGGCACTGTTTTTCCACGCACCGCCGGGTTCAACTCCATTGATTATGGGGAGGTTACTGCCCCCACGCTCCTGGTCACGGATGTGCTGATGATGATTGGTGGGGGTACCGCAGGTACAGCTGGCGGCCTCAAAGTGACCACAGTCGCTGTTCTGTTACTGACCGTATTCGCTGAGATCAGGGGTGAAGAAGTCACGATCGTGGGAGGTAGACGCCTGTCCAACGAGTGTGTGCGCAGCGCCTTGGCTGTTGCCGTGCTCGGAACCACGGTGGTCTTTACCGCAGTGCTGGTAATGGCGGCGCATGAGCCTTTCGCCTTGGACCACCTGGTGTTTGAGGCTATCTCAGCTTTCGGCACGGTCGGCTTGTCCACGGGGCTGACCGCCCGCGTCAGCCACCTGTCCTGGGGGGTGCTGATGGTCCTGATGTACCTCGGCAGGGTGGGGCCAGTCTCCGCTGCGGCAGCCCTGGCTATGCGTGCCAGGCTGCGGCGCTTCGAGTACCCGCCCGAGGACCCGCTGGTCGGCTAG
- a CDS encoding DUF1846 domain-containing protein — MHRIGFDSQKYLTLQSQHIAERRAQFGGTLYLEFGGKLVDDMHAARVLPGFAPDNKISTLAKLADDVEILVAVNAKDFARNKVRADLGITYEDEVLRHIDAFGEYGLQLGAVVITQWSDDIPQAKEFKRKLEALGIRVYRHFPISGYPNDVARIVSPEGYGKNAYVETSRPLVVVTAPGPGSGKMATCLSQMYHDHQRGTTSGYAKWETFPIWNLPLDHPVNIAYEAATADLDDVNMIDPFHLAAHGIQTVNYNRDVEIFPVLKRLFEQILGECPYQSPTDMGVNMAGYSICDDATCQDASKQEVIRRYYKALVTEKKEMAEPLQSERIALLMTKLGICPEDRSVVTPTLQLAAATKAPAASIELPDGTIVQGKTSALLGACSAMLLNALKYLAGIDPKVDLLAKSSIEPIQTLKTTYLGSRNPRLHTDEVLIALAVSAATDENAARTLAQIAALRGCDVHTSTILGSVDEGIFRSLGVQVTNEPVYATKSLYRKH, encoded by the coding sequence ATGCACCGCATCGGATTCGACTCCCAGAAGTACCTGACCCTCCAGTCGCAGCACATTGCTGAGCGCCGTGCACAGTTTGGTGGCACGCTCTACCTGGAGTTCGGGGGCAAACTGGTTGACGACATGCACGCCGCCCGAGTACTGCCCGGCTTCGCACCCGACAACAAGATCAGCACCCTGGCTAAGCTAGCTGATGACGTCGAGATCCTGGTGGCCGTCAACGCCAAGGACTTCGCGCGTAACAAAGTGCGGGCGGACCTGGGCATCACCTATGAGGATGAGGTGCTCCGTCACATTGACGCCTTCGGTGAGTATGGACTGCAACTGGGCGCGGTCGTTATCACGCAGTGGAGTGACGACATCCCGCAGGCCAAGGAGTTCAAACGCAAGCTGGAAGCACTGGGCATACGCGTGTACCGGCACTTCCCCATCTCCGGCTACCCCAACGACGTCGCCCGGATCGTCTCGCCAGAGGGTTACGGCAAAAATGCGTATGTGGAGACCAGTCGCCCGCTAGTCGTGGTCACCGCCCCAGGGCCGGGCTCCGGCAAGATGGCCACCTGCCTGTCACAGATGTACCACGACCACCAGCGCGGCACCACCTCCGGTTATGCCAAGTGGGAGACCTTCCCGATCTGGAACCTGCCTTTGGATCACCCGGTGAACATCGCCTACGAGGCAGCCACCGCAGACCTGGACGACGTCAACATGATTGACCCCTTCCACTTGGCCGCCCACGGTATCCAAACGGTCAACTACAACCGCGACGTGGAAATCTTCCCCGTCCTAAAGCGGCTCTTTGAACAGATCCTAGGCGAATGCCCCTACCAGTCCCCCACCGATATGGGCGTGAACATGGCTGGCTACTCCATCTGTGATGACGCGACCTGCCAGGATGCCTCCAAGCAGGAGGTGATCCGCCGTTACTACAAGGCGCTGGTCACTGAGAAGAAGGAGATGGCTGAGCCCCTACAATCCGAACGGATCGCCCTGCTTATGACCAAGCTGGGTATCTGCCCGGAAGACCGGTCTGTAGTTACCCCCACCTTGCAGCTGGCTGCGGCCACCAAGGCACCTGCGGCCTCCATCGAGCTGCCGGACGGCACGATCGTGCAGGGCAAGACTTCTGCGCTGCTGGGGGCCTGCTCAGCGATGCTGCTGAACGCTTTGAAGTACCTGGCGGGGATAGACCCGAAGGTGGACCTGCTGGCCAAGTCTTCGATTGAGCCGATCCAGACCCTTAAGACCACGTACCTAGGCTCACGCAACCCGCGCCTGCACACTGACGAGGTACTGATCGCCTTGGCGGTATCCGCAGCCACCGATGAGAACGCGGCACGCACCCTGGCCCAGATCGCCGCTCTGCGGGGCTGCGACGTGCACACATCCACGATCCTGGGCAGTGTGGATGAGGGGATCTTCCGCTCGCTGGGCGTCCAGGTCACTAACGAGCCGGTCTACGCCACCAAGTCCCTGTACCGGAAACACTGA